The following proteins come from a genomic window of Corallococcus sp. NCRR:
- a CDS encoding GNAT family N-acetyltransferase, producing MAPSPLDWQWKRFSELTLEELYRLLALRSEVFVVEQKSLYLDADGLDAACFHLLGSVPGTGQLGAYLRALPPGLKFPEASLGRVVTAPALRGQRQGRDLVERGLQFLSERFPGTPVRIGAQAYLQRFYEGFGFVAVSDIYDEDGIPHLDMRRG from the coding sequence ATGGCCCCCTCTCCTCTCGACTGGCAGTGGAAGCGCTTCAGCGAACTCACGCTCGAGGAGCTGTACCGGCTGCTCGCGCTGCGCTCCGAAGTCTTCGTGGTGGAGCAGAAGAGCCTCTATCTCGATGCGGACGGCCTGGACGCCGCGTGCTTCCACCTGCTCGGGAGCGTCCCGGGCACGGGGCAGTTGGGCGCCTACCTGCGCGCACTGCCGCCCGGCCTCAAGTTCCCCGAGGCGAGCCTCGGCCGCGTCGTCACCGCGCCAGCGCTGCGCGGGCAGCGGCAGGGCCGCGACCTGGTCGAGCGCGGCCTGCAGTTCCTCTCCGAGCGCTTTCCGGGCACGCCCGTGCGCATCGGGGCGCAGGCCTACCTGCAGCGCTTCTACGAGGGCTTCGGCTTCGTGGCCGTGAGCGACATCTACGACGAGGACGGCATCCCCCATCTCGACATGCGCAGAGGTTGA
- a CDS encoding DEAD/DEAH box helicase: protein MQHLLMDLLGIHQQSLRWEVVGIPGGAGARYKVRVDGEPISATGQLFPWTVSPPEGTPLPLTPTAAWACSEAHRATHSSTQEQLSVVIRLRGVLEDVSGLLGNRIPFAPSGFLKTFEPRAVSRLGLRWEHDDGLTEVVSLRPYAVFADGTRTDFPLSSVRPGGIAGEDARRPLLLPEHTDEVLARTRPLQRRLVADVTREMADPSHLIPEGRDLDGILELSEYSPRVAGFELLRGRQACEGRDATGLEWFEPLSSSESFSLNLHVNETDKRLQLNSREDALELLSRNDAALASATPTPLNVGGQQVSPSEALGRQLRIALGLSAPAEEVNEDALDDISRPGGRLGAIVREVEAPSSADPRADGAPPVPWEMLEQAFRPGVSLKTHQKEGLAWLWRHAASGSPGVLLADDMGLGKTLQVACFLTLSLLMARSNARPLLVVCPTILLDNWKQELNRFFREDLWQSAFILHGNELRTVKQGDGLNTEFLSRRTLIITNYETLGAYQRSLLKVDFDVVVFDEAHLLKNPDTLRSRAARALKRNFAVALTGTPVENELFDVWALYDAIQCRAPRVFGPRAAFREEHDGEHGASTLRTRLKYPSRDSTLMRREKADALKDLPEKRYHSHPVEMTALQEEQERLIARQAPKRGALWALSALQKLYQHPALLADSRGLSAATALQESPKTRLCLELLARVEAASSGVHAEKALVFVLSRAMQELLSGLIKDRFRLTDVPIINGEPESRRSALNSIDAFSQAKGFQVLLLSPLAAGAGLNIVAANHVIHYGRWWNPAKEDQATDRAHRIGQVRPVHVHYPLLHRQGRPEAGFDMRLHELVERKRSLARDFLAPVPDEARQYSGVFQEGEG from the coding sequence ATGCAGCACCTGCTGATGGACCTGCTGGGGATCCATCAGCAATCCCTCCGCTGGGAGGTCGTGGGAATCCCCGGAGGCGCCGGTGCCCGTTACAAGGTCCGCGTCGACGGCGAGCCCATCTCCGCCACGGGACAGCTCTTTCCCTGGACGGTCAGCCCGCCAGAAGGAACGCCGCTCCCTCTGACGCCCACGGCGGCCTGGGCATGCTCCGAGGCTCACCGCGCGACACATTCCTCGACGCAGGAGCAACTGTCCGTGGTCATCCGGCTGCGAGGCGTGTTGGAGGATGTATCAGGGCTGCTTGGAAACCGCATCCCATTCGCGCCCTCTGGTTTTCTCAAGACCTTCGAGCCTCGCGCGGTGAGTCGCTTGGGATTGCGCTGGGAGCATGACGACGGCCTCACGGAGGTTGTCTCCCTTCGCCCCTACGCCGTCTTCGCGGATGGGACGCGCACGGACTTCCCCCTGTCGTCGGTACGACCCGGCGGCATCGCGGGAGAAGACGCTCGGCGCCCCCTCCTGCTTCCTGAACACACCGACGAGGTACTGGCCAGGACCCGTCCTCTTCAGCGACGCCTCGTGGCCGACGTGACGCGCGAGATGGCGGACCCGTCGCATCTCATCCCGGAGGGGCGAGACCTCGATGGGATCCTGGAGCTATCGGAGTACTCACCCCGGGTGGCGGGCTTCGAGCTCCTCCGCGGACGCCAGGCGTGCGAAGGCCGGGATGCCACCGGGTTGGAGTGGTTCGAACCGCTCTCTTCCTCCGAGTCCTTCTCCCTGAACCTCCACGTCAATGAGACGGACAAGCGCCTCCAATTGAACTCGCGTGAAGATGCGCTGGAGCTCTTGAGCCGGAACGATGCGGCGCTGGCCAGCGCCACCCCCACGCCCCTGAACGTGGGCGGACAGCAGGTGTCCCCAAGTGAGGCGCTCGGGCGTCAGCTCCGGATCGCGCTCGGCCTTTCGGCACCTGCCGAGGAGGTGAACGAGGATGCACTCGACGACATCTCCAGGCCTGGGGGCCGCCTCGGAGCTATCGTCCGCGAAGTGGAAGCTCCGTCGTCTGCGGACCCACGGGCGGACGGCGCACCACCCGTGCCGTGGGAAATGCTGGAGCAGGCCTTCCGTCCAGGCGTGTCTCTCAAGACACATCAGAAGGAAGGACTCGCGTGGCTGTGGCGCCATGCTGCTTCCGGAAGCCCTGGCGTCCTGCTCGCGGATGACATGGGCCTGGGAAAGACATTGCAGGTCGCGTGCTTCCTGACCTTGAGCCTGCTCATGGCGAGAAGCAACGCCCGGCCCCTGTTGGTGGTCTGTCCCACCATCCTGTTGGACAACTGGAAGCAGGAGTTGAACCGCTTCTTCCGGGAAGACCTCTGGCAGTCCGCATTCATCCTTCACGGGAATGAACTCCGGACCGTGAAGCAGGGGGACGGACTCAATACCGAATTCCTCTCGCGGCGGACGCTGATCATCACCAATTACGAAACGCTGGGGGCCTATCAGCGCTCGCTGTTGAAGGTGGACTTCGACGTCGTCGTCTTCGACGAGGCCCATCTGCTCAAGAACCCGGACACGCTGCGCTCGCGTGCGGCCCGGGCCCTCAAGCGCAACTTCGCCGTCGCGCTGACGGGCACGCCGGTGGAGAACGAGCTGTTCGACGTCTGGGCCCTCTACGACGCCATCCAGTGTCGCGCGCCCCGGGTCTTCGGCCCTCGTGCCGCCTTCCGGGAGGAACATGACGGTGAGCATGGTGCATCCACTCTGCGGACGCGGCTGAAGTATCCGTCCAGGGACAGCACGCTGATGCGCCGAGAGAAGGCGGACGCGCTCAAGGACCTGCCGGAAAAGCGGTATCACAGCCATCCGGTGGAGATGACGGCGCTCCAGGAGGAGCAGGAGCGGCTCATCGCCCGGCAGGCGCCGAAGCGTGGCGCGCTCTGGGCACTCTCCGCGCTTCAAAAGCTGTATCAGCACCCGGCGCTTCTGGCGGACTCACGCGGGCTCTCCGCCGCCACCGCGCTCCAGGAGAGCCCCAAGACCCGCCTCTGCCTAGAATTGCTCGCACGGGTGGAGGCCGCGTCAAGCGGCGTGCACGCGGAGAAGGCCCTGGTGTTCGTCCTCTCCCGCGCAATGCAGGAACTGCTGTCTGGACTCATCAAGGATCGGTTCCGCCTGACGGATGTCCCCATCATCAATGGGGAGCCCGAGAGCCGACGTTCGGCCCTGAACTCCATTGACGCATTCTCCCAGGCGAAGGGCTTTCAAGTCCTCCTGCTGAGTCCGCTTGCCGCGGGCGCGGGGCTCAACATCGTCGCGGCCAACCACGTCATCCATTACGGGCGTTGGTGGAATCCCGCCAAGGAGGACCAAGCCACGGACCGGGCCCACCGCATCGGGCAGGTCCGGCCCGTCCACGTCCACTATCCGCTGCTGCACCGGCAGGGACGTCCCGAGGCTGGCTTCGACATGCGGCTCCACGAACTCGTGGAGCGCAAGCGTTCGCTGGCACGCGACTTCCTGGCGCCCGTTCCGGATGAGGCACGGCAGTACTCAGGTGTGTTTCAAGAGGGGGAAGGCTGA
- a CDS encoding EH signature domain-containing protein — translation MGLDDWLDEVGERQKVVLAAFGTFQRQVEDGMHQLVLRAESVQQRADELEPGRLARLRQALDVGAVLAKVKAQDFDGLSRRERRAVPGLWREVGLEQMTWFLTRSPDSVPRLVRQRLRDWSVSEDAATQRKWAQLVGRRVEDKRVLRWALPMSVEAALGAEGPSTLARHWGDHALAEVVGMLRNSGIKETSPYAGHVIAEYLEGRLQTRQDLSQAMAFLVDDPLGLSWMPHRNVDGVAVSAPMEARIAVISKVLECRLAGRMAPAVLTRLEERLIARDGVFDDPRHMTLTQAWQSVRARAPDAFDAFLSALIQQDLEFFFERAMNEQDRRRFWLNYLGSIRRTTCWLASETYDALRARLANLPAEQQAAFRRARRLPKGKISAFVLSFERYVAVEFSDKGNATYVYEHRRLAQMLNGQPVEHHNDLKDTQESHCEKRLTHLPGWELRFEQELLELGIAQARPVVRRAR, via the coding sequence ATGGGGCTGGATGATTGGCTTGACGAAGTGGGGGAGCGGCAGAAGGTCGTCCTGGCCGCGTTCGGAACCTTCCAGCGGCAGGTGGAGGATGGGATGCATCAGCTCGTCCTCCGAGCAGAGTCCGTCCAGCAGCGTGCGGACGAACTCGAGCCGGGGCGGCTTGCCCGTTTGCGGCAGGCGCTGGATGTCGGGGCCGTGCTGGCGAAGGTGAAGGCCCAGGATTTCGATGGGCTGAGCCGAAGGGAGCGGCGCGCGGTGCCGGGTTTGTGGCGGGAGGTGGGCCTGGAGCAGATGACCTGGTTCCTCACGCGCAGCCCTGACAGCGTGCCGCGACTGGTTCGGCAGCGGCTCCGGGACTGGAGCGTGTCCGAGGATGCCGCCACTCAGCGGAAATGGGCCCAGTTGGTAGGGCGGCGCGTCGAGGACAAACGCGTGCTGAGATGGGCGTTGCCGATGTCCGTCGAGGCGGCATTGGGAGCCGAGGGCCCCAGCACGTTGGCACGCCATTGGGGGGACCACGCACTCGCGGAAGTGGTGGGGATGCTTCGGAACTCCGGCATCAAGGAGACCAGTCCCTACGCTGGTCATGTCATCGCGGAGTACCTGGAGGGACGCCTCCAGACGCGTCAGGACCTGTCCCAGGCGATGGCTTTCCTCGTGGACGACCCTCTGGGCCTCTCCTGGATGCCGCACAGGAACGTGGACGGCGTCGCGGTGTCGGCGCCAATGGAAGCCCGTATCGCAGTCATCTCCAAGGTCCTGGAGTGCCGGCTGGCCGGACGAATGGCGCCAGCCGTCCTCACCCGGCTGGAGGAGCGGTTGATTGCCAGGGACGGTGTTTTCGATGATCCCCGGCACATGACGCTGACCCAGGCGTGGCAGTCGGTCCGTGCCCGCGCCCCAGATGCCTTCGACGCGTTCCTGTCCGCGCTCATCCAACAGGATCTGGAGTTCTTCTTCGAACGAGCGATGAACGAGCAAGACCGGCGGCGGTTCTGGTTGAATTATCTGGGCTCCATTCGGAGGACGACCTGCTGGCTGGCGTCCGAGACGTATGACGCACTGAGGGCTCGGCTCGCGAACCTGCCCGCGGAGCAGCAGGCCGCGTTTCGGCGGGCCCGACGACTCCCGAAGGGAAAGATCAGTGCGTTTGTGTTGTCGTTCGAGAGGTATGTGGCCGTGGAGTTTTCCGACAAGGGCAACGCCACGTACGTCTATGAGCATCGCCGGCTGGCGCAAATGCTCAACGGCCAGCCGGTGGAACACCACAATGACCTCAAGGACACGCAAGAGAGCCATTGTGAGAAGCGGTTGACCCATCTTCCTGGGTGGGAACTCCGCTTCGAACAGGAACTTCTGGAACTGGGAATCGCTCAGGCCCGACCCGTGGTGCGCAGGGCCCGGTAA
- a CDS encoding MazG nucleotide pyrophosphohydrolase domain-containing protein — MIELPERAAMQDYQRYIHDLESLHGWLQQDLVLNCFRMGEEVGELFKAVRQYEKRPSEATSREHVGEELVDVLNYLLAIANRAGVDLEQAFREKNARNQQRTW; from the coding sequence ATGATCGAACTTCCCGAGCGCGCCGCGATGCAGGACTACCAGCGATACATCCACGACCTGGAGTCGCTGCACGGCTGGCTCCAGCAGGACCTGGTCCTCAACTGCTTCCGGATGGGCGAGGAGGTGGGTGAGCTCTTCAAGGCGGTGCGCCAGTACGAGAAGAGGCCCTCCGAGGCGACGTCTCGCGAGCACGTGGGGGAGGAACTGGTGGACGTGCTCAACTACCTCCTGGCCATCGCCAACCGCGCGGGCGTGGACCTGGAGCAGGCCTTCCGGGAGAAGAACGCGCGCAATCAGCAGCGCACCTGGTGA
- a CDS encoding DUF1501 domain-containing protein, producing the protein MPNTSRRTLLKWALGAGQLALLDRAGLLGSSTAHAADVDVPSRLVVLYIPGGYRPAYYFTPMEDADIPLCVPTPSNHSGEPVFFQASQLVNLAPPDGSYKPLRTWQSWNPADPAARGNYSPLMYGYTHFALADQLSVLHGIDQGTNDHSSAFISAMCGVAGADYRAPAVHSVIANHLYQKYRESRPLPFVVVTGERGMPVGMGLPSHASPLRVPSIEALKPMLSAKPSDNPWWTGLDARTEAPELDARGKPTGGTLKTTAIERFSLTRAQQLLGHSTAKVDNYLEGLHGSLSSVSRVLATDVVSVLEKTKGIEMMTSNRPAYLSSYLSNQSFTYTFGLANFHLTGLDARMDLALRLLKADLCTSVHVSLQQDFDTHNGLGHGYSCAHGRGMMDNVARFLGELKAAPAPGKPGKTLLDDTLVLVMSEFGRSWASRSSDGSYYLPDDHHPYTSICFAGGNVAGNRQVGSYTPRGLGVPVDIIEENGQASKRVPRSADAVTTALRILGMDTHEFFIPGGYGEVVGLRKA; encoded by the coding sequence ATGCCGAACACCTCTCGTCGCACCCTGCTCAAGTGGGCCCTCGGCGCGGGACAGCTCGCGCTCCTCGATCGCGCGGGGCTCCTCGGTTCGAGCACCGCGCACGCCGCGGACGTCGACGTCCCCTCGCGCCTCGTGGTGCTCTACATCCCCGGCGGCTACCGGCCGGCGTACTACTTCACCCCGATGGAGGACGCGGACATCCCGCTCTGCGTCCCCACGCCCTCCAACCACAGCGGCGAGCCCGTCTTCTTCCAGGCGAGCCAGCTGGTGAACCTCGCGCCTCCGGACGGCTCCTACAAGCCGCTGCGGACGTGGCAGTCGTGGAACCCCGCCGACCCGGCCGCGCGCGGCAACTACAGCCCGCTCATGTACGGCTACACGCACTTCGCGCTGGCGGATCAGCTCAGCGTGCTGCACGGCATCGACCAGGGCACCAACGACCACTCGAGCGCGTTCATCTCCGCGATGTGTGGTGTCGCCGGCGCGGACTACCGGGCGCCCGCCGTGCACTCGGTCATCGCGAACCACCTGTACCAGAAGTACCGCGAGAGCCGGCCGCTGCCCTTCGTCGTCGTCACCGGAGAGCGCGGCATGCCGGTGGGCATGGGGTTGCCCTCCCACGCCTCGCCCCTGCGCGTGCCGTCCATCGAGGCGCTCAAGCCGATGCTCTCGGCGAAGCCCTCGGACAACCCGTGGTGGACGGGGCTCGACGCGCGCACCGAGGCGCCCGAGTTGGACGCGCGCGGGAAGCCCACCGGGGGCACGCTGAAGACGACGGCCATCGAGCGCTTCTCGCTGACGCGCGCCCAGCAGCTCCTGGGCCACTCGACGGCGAAGGTGGACAACTACCTGGAGGGGCTGCACGGCTCGCTGTCGTCGGTGTCGCGCGTGCTCGCGACGGACGTCGTGTCCGTGCTGGAGAAGACGAAGGGCATCGAGATGATGACCTCGAACCGCCCCGCGTACCTGTCGAGCTACCTGTCCAACCAGTCGTTCACGTACACCTTCGGCCTCGCGAACTTCCACCTCACGGGGCTCGACGCGCGCATGGACCTGGCGCTGCGCCTGCTCAAGGCGGACCTCTGCACCTCGGTGCACGTGTCGCTGCAGCAGGACTTCGACACGCACAACGGCCTGGGCCATGGCTACAGCTGCGCGCACGGACGCGGGATGATGGACAACGTCGCGCGCTTCCTCGGCGAGCTCAAGGCCGCGCCCGCGCCCGGCAAGCCCGGCAAGACGCTGCTCGACGACACGCTCGTGCTGGTGATGAGCGAGTTCGGCCGGAGCTGGGCCTCGCGCAGCAGCGACGGCAGCTACTACCTGCCGGACGATCACCACCCCTACACGTCCATCTGCTTCGCGGGAGGGAACGTGGCGGGGAACCGGCAGGTGGGCTCGTACACCCCGCGCGGGCTCGGCGTCCCGGTGGACATCATCGAGGAGAACGGCCAGGCCTCGAAGCGCGTGCCCCGCTCCGCGGACGCGGTGACGACCGCGCTGCGCATCCTGGGCATGGACACGCACGAGTTCTTCATCCCCGGCGGCTACGGCGAGGTCGTGGGGCTCCGGAAGGCGTAG
- a CDS encoding FAD-dependent monooxygenase, whose protein sequence is MSANGRKVLISGASFAGLSTAFWMSRLGYEVTVVEVARGLRTGGTAVDIKGNTVHIVRRMGLFEQIRSNRLSLRRWDLKNERDVTERSMVLREEGEAPSEDAFEIERTVLLNMLFDAVKDRIEVVFDDSITALSETKDSIEATFARGARRTFDLVFGCDGVHSAVRRLWFGDEARYLHFLEQYFSITIVDKLLIERNTAQMFNVPGKAVMLNAYKNNTDIIFAFASDKELPYDRRDEEAQRRIVVDRFAGTGWRTAELLEEVRGSKSFYFDKLCQIRMPSWTKGRVALVGDAGYCPSPAAGMGGSLAIDGAAALADAMREHDRDFELAFSAYDERFRPFVEQVQTEAVRTGLESLVPRTEEAIRARNARTDSAF, encoded by the coding sequence ATGAGCGCGAATGGAAGAAAGGTCCTCATCTCCGGCGCGAGCTTCGCCGGGCTCTCGACCGCGTTTTGGATGAGCCGCCTCGGCTACGAGGTCACCGTCGTGGAGGTCGCGCGCGGGCTCCGGACGGGCGGCACGGCCGTCGACATCAAGGGCAACACCGTCCACATCGTCCGGCGCATGGGCCTCTTCGAGCAGATCCGGTCGAACCGATTGAGCCTGCGGCGGTGGGACCTGAAGAACGAGCGAGATGTCACGGAGCGCTCGATGGTCTTGAGAGAGGAGGGTGAAGCGCCCTCGGAAGATGCGTTCGAGATCGAGCGAACCGTTCTGCTGAACATGCTGTTCGACGCCGTGAAGGACCGCATTGAAGTCGTCTTCGACGACAGCATCACCGCGCTGAGCGAGACGAAAGACAGCATCGAGGCCACGTTCGCCAGGGGCGCACGACGCACGTTCGACCTGGTGTTCGGCTGCGACGGTGTTCACTCCGCCGTGCGTCGGCTCTGGTTCGGCGACGAAGCCCGGTACCTGCATTTTCTCGAGCAGTACTTCTCGATCACCATCGTGGACAAGCTGCTCATCGAGCGGAACACCGCGCAGATGTTCAACGTGCCGGGCAAGGCGGTGATGCTCAACGCCTACAAGAACAACACGGACATCATCTTCGCGTTCGCTTCCGACAAGGAGCTCCCGTACGACCGCCGCGATGAGGAGGCGCAACGGCGGATCGTCGTGGACCGGTTCGCTGGGACGGGCTGGAGGACGGCGGAGTTGCTCGAAGAGGTGCGGGGCTCGAAGAGCTTCTACTTCGACAAGCTGTGCCAGATACGAATGCCTTCCTGGACGAAAGGCCGGGTCGCCCTGGTGGGCGATGCGGGGTACTGCCCTTCACCCGCTGCCGGCATGGGGGGCTCGTTGGCCATCGATGGCGCGGCCGCGCTGGCGGATGCGATGCGAGAGCACGACCGCGACTTCGAACTCGCGTTTAGCGCCTACGACGAGCGCTTCCGCCCGTTCGTCGAGCAGGTCCAGACGGAGGCCGTGAGGACCGGACTCGAGTCCCTCGTTCCAAGGACCGAAGAGGCCATCCGCGCGAGGAACGCGCGGACCGACTCCGCCTTCTGA
- a CDS encoding TetR/AcrR family transcriptional regulator, producing MGERRESKKRETRQRISDVATELFLARGFEAVTLDEIAAAADVSKMTVINYFGRKEDLMLDRQDDLKLVFFREAIRARPPGQPPIAELRALMGRLREQKHPLARFDRHTADFWRFVTASPSLEARLRELNDEAAEGLALELAGAMPEGLARLAAGMIVLTVRTARQEAVRVVERGGSAKKAEIAFFTLIDQGFAAVEGMAAGV from the coding sequence ATGGGCGAGCGACGTGAGAGCAAGAAGCGCGAAACCCGGCAGCGGATCTCCGATGTGGCGACGGAGCTATTCCTCGCGCGGGGCTTCGAGGCGGTGACGCTCGACGAGATCGCTGCCGCCGCGGACGTCTCCAAGATGACGGTCATCAATTACTTCGGGCGCAAGGAGGACCTCATGCTCGATCGCCAGGATGACTTGAAGCTGGTCTTCTTTCGCGAGGCGATTCGCGCGAGGCCGCCAGGGCAACCTCCCATCGCCGAGCTCCGCGCGCTCATGGGCAGGCTGCGAGAGCAGAAGCATCCGTTGGCCCGCTTCGACCGCCATACGGCTGACTTCTGGCGCTTCGTCACGGCGAGCCCGTCACTCGAGGCGCGGCTCCGCGAGCTCAACGACGAAGCGGCAGAGGGGCTCGCGCTCGAACTCGCCGGTGCGATGCCGGAGGGCCTCGCGCGGCTCGCGGCCGGCATGATCGTGCTGACGGTGCGCACGGCTCGCCAGGAGGCCGTCCGCGTGGTCGAACGCGGAGGCTCCGCGAAGAAGGCGGAGATTGCGTTCTTCACCTTGATCGATCAGGGCTTCGCGGCCGTTGAAGGAATGGCGGCGGGCGTCTAG
- a CDS encoding IS701 family transposase encodes MTPAQLKKLDEALGAYLEEMVAGMGRLERRRAMEAYVTGLLLDGERKSIEPMAARLVEDAGEVEAMRQRLQQCVSQGTWSDEALRERLARKLEERLPEVEALVVDDTGFPKKGKHSVGVARQYSGTLGRTDNCQVAVSLHLAGARGSGCIGMRLYLPEEWVSDKARRKAAGVPEEVGATRKWELALSQLDDALKWGVRKHVVLADAGYGNCREFREGLTARGLPYLVAVPGQHKVWPPGATPHLPVKKAGTYGRPRTRFVDDKGVQPWTIEELARQLPEEEYRRISWREGSRGTQSSTFAAVRIQVAEGHVVRKAPGAPEWLLCEWPPGEAAPTKYYLSSLPEDTPLKRLVTLAKLRWRVERDYQEMKGEVGLDHFEGRTWRGFHHHATLCMVAHGFLALRRALFPPEEDSLDAAPGASAASASATAPPRPLSAVPPQTRRSRSSSRTVTHLIK; translated from the coding sequence ATGACACCCGCGCAGCTCAAGAAGCTGGATGAGGCGCTGGGCGCCTATCTTGAAGAGATGGTCGCCGGCATGGGGCGACTGGAGAGACGGCGCGCCATGGAGGCCTACGTCACGGGCCTGCTGCTGGATGGGGAGCGCAAGAGCATCGAGCCGATGGCGGCCCGGCTGGTGGAGGATGCCGGGGAAGTCGAGGCAATGCGCCAGCGACTGCAGCAGTGCGTCTCGCAAGGGACGTGGAGCGACGAGGCGCTGAGGGAGCGACTGGCGCGGAAGCTGGAAGAGCGGCTGCCAGAGGTGGAAGCACTGGTGGTGGACGACACGGGCTTTCCGAAGAAGGGGAAGCATTCGGTGGGAGTCGCCCGTCAGTACTCGGGGACGCTGGGGCGCACGGACAACTGCCAGGTGGCCGTTAGTCTGCACCTGGCTGGGGCACGCGGCAGCGGGTGCATTGGCATGCGGTTGTACCTGCCCGAGGAGTGGGTGTCGGACAAGGCGCGGCGCAAGGCGGCCGGAGTTCCCGAGGAGGTAGGCGCCACGCGAAAATGGGAACTGGCGCTGTCGCAGTTGGATGACGCGCTGAAGTGGGGCGTGCGTAAGCACGTCGTCCTGGCGGATGCGGGGTATGGCAACTGCCGGGAGTTTCGCGAAGGACTCACGGCACGCGGCCTGCCCTACCTCGTCGCGGTGCCTGGGCAGCACAAGGTGTGGCCTCCGGGTGCAACGCCGCACCTGCCGGTGAAGAAGGCGGGCACGTACGGACGCCCCAGGACTCGCTTCGTCGACGACAAGGGCGTGCAACCCTGGACGATTGAAGAGCTGGCGCGCCAGTTGCCCGAGGAGGAGTACCGCCGCATCAGCTGGCGCGAGGGCAGCCGCGGCACGCAGTCGTCCACCTTCGCCGCGGTGCGAATCCAGGTGGCTGAAGGCCATGTCGTGCGCAAGGCGCCCGGCGCTCCCGAGTGGCTCTTGTGCGAGTGGCCGCCGGGCGAGGCCGCGCCAACGAAGTACTACCTCTCGTCTCTGCCGGAAGACACGCCTCTCAAACGCCTCGTCACCCTGGCGAAGCTGCGCTGGCGCGTGGAACGTGACTACCAGGAGATGAAGGGCGAAGTCGGCCTGGACCACTTCGAAGGCCGCACCTGGAGAGGCTTTCACCACCACGCCACGCTTTGCATGGTGGCCCATGGCTTCCTCGCGCTCCGTCGAGCGCTTTTTCCCCCGGAGGAGGATTCCCTGGACGCTGCCCCAGGTGCGTCGGCGGCTTCAGCATCTGCTACTGCGCCGCCTCGGCCATTGTCCGCTGTGCCTCCGCAGACTCGGCGCTCGCGCTCCTCCTCGAGGACCGTCACGCATCTGATCAAGTAG
- a CDS encoding IS630 family transposase produces the protein MPSLDAQYVQRMEDVLALYEKPFSRREPVVCFDERPVQLLDSKRDVLPMHPGAVARRDFEYVRCGTANLFCAVEPQTGRHFVKATRCRKAADFAEAVRDLARRYPNARKIHLVLDNLNIHTRFSLTRRFGWKQGLRLWSRFCVHYTPVHGSWLNQAEIEVSLVSRQCLGHQRIASVETLRDRTRAWERDANRHRVPIRWAFTTAKARHTFHYQPEDFIRDED, from the coding sequence GTGCCCAGCCTGGATGCCCAGTACGTCCAGCGCATGGAGGACGTGCTGGCCCTTTACGAGAAGCCCTTCAGCCGACGTGAGCCCGTCGTCTGCTTCGACGAGAGGCCCGTACAACTGCTGGACTCCAAGCGAGACGTGCTGCCCATGCACCCTGGCGCTGTCGCTCGGCGTGACTTCGAATATGTCCGGTGTGGCACCGCCAATCTCTTCTGCGCGGTGGAGCCGCAGACAGGGCGCCACTTCGTCAAGGCGACGCGCTGCCGCAAGGCCGCTGATTTCGCGGAAGCGGTGCGGGACCTGGCGCGCCGCTACCCCAACGCCCGAAAGATTCACCTCGTGCTGGACAACCTCAACATCCACACACGTTTCTCGCTGACACGTCGCTTTGGATGGAAGCAGGGCCTGCGCCTGTGGAGTCGCTTCTGCGTGCACTACACGCCTGTGCACGGCAGCTGGCTCAATCAGGCTGAAATCGAGGTGAGCCTCGTCTCGCGTCAATGCCTGGGACACCAGCGCATCGCTTCCGTGGAGACCCTGCGCGACAGGACTCGCGCCTGGGAACGCGATGCCAACCGCCACCGCGTTCCCATTCGCTGGGCCTTCACCACCGCCAAGGCCCGGCACACCTTCCACTACCAACCGGAGGACTTCATCCGGGACGAGGACTAG
- a CDS encoding helix-turn-helix domain-containing protein, whose translation MQEPGVKLKQAEKEALDALMRRGRHSVRVLKRARALQLLGEGWTGVAAAEAAGLSERTVRQVRGRYRREGLDAALQERPRPGRQRRFTPGQASQVVALVCSSPPEGYARWTLSLLVREVVGRGIVPHVGMETVRELLQRHDLKPWREKKVVRAQPGCPVRPAHGGRAGPLREALQPT comes from the coding sequence ATGCAGGAGCCTGGCGTGAAGCTGAAGCAGGCGGAGAAGGAGGCGCTGGACGCGCTGATGCGCCGGGGCCGGCATTCGGTGCGGGTGTTGAAGCGAGCACGGGCCCTGCAGTTGCTGGGGGAAGGCTGGACGGGTGTGGCCGCTGCAGAAGCTGCGGGCCTCTCGGAGCGGACGGTGCGGCAGGTGCGAGGGCGCTACCGGCGCGAAGGCCTTGATGCTGCCCTCCAGGAGAGGCCACGGCCTGGGCGCCAGCGACGCTTCACTCCCGGGCAGGCCTCCCAAGTCGTGGCGCTGGTGTGCAGCAGTCCACCGGAGGGATATGCCCGGTGGACGCTGAGCCTGCTGGTGCGTGAAGTCGTAGGACGGGGAATCGTGCCTCACGTAGGCATGGAGACGGTGCGCGAGCTCCTGCAGCGGCATGACTTGAAGCCGTGGCGGGAAAAAAAGGTGGTGCGTGCCCAGCCTGGATGCCCAGTACGTCCAGCGCATGGAGGACGTGCTGGCCCTTTACGAGAAGCCCTTCAGCCGACGTGA